The following proteins are co-located in the Bacillus pumilus genome:
- the htpX gene encoding protease HtpX, protein MGKRIFLFILTNILVITTIGIVLSVISAATGVGSYIGADGRLNIMYLLVFSAVVGFVGSFMSLAMSRWMAKMMMGVRVLNPEKDTLTYDEQQLVDRVHRLSRAAGLSKMPEVGIYQSSEVNAFATGPSKRRSLVAVSTGLLHEMDDAAVEGVIAHEVAHVANGDMVTMTLLQGIVNTFVVFLSRIAAWIASRFVPREELVPIVHFIAVIVFQIIFSILGSLVVFAYSRHREFHADRGGADLAGKDKMIHALRSLEAYTSRIKDDDQTAVATLKISGKRKASLFSTHPDLNERIRRLEAK, encoded by the coding sequence ATGGGTAAAAGAATTTTTCTGTTTATATTAACGAACATTCTTGTTATCACTACGATTGGTATTGTACTGTCGGTTATTAGTGCAGCAACTGGTGTTGGTTCTTATATAGGAGCAGACGGAAGACTTAATATCATGTATCTTCTTGTATTCAGTGCAGTTGTTGGTTTTGTTGGCTCGTTTATGTCATTAGCAATGTCTCGCTGGATGGCAAAAATGATGATGGGTGTGCGCGTGTTAAACCCTGAAAAGGATACGTTAACATATGATGAGCAGCAGCTTGTTGATCGCGTTCACAGATTATCTAGAGCAGCAGGCCTTTCTAAAATGCCTGAGGTTGGTATTTATCAATCATCTGAAGTAAATGCTTTTGCGACAGGTCCTTCTAAGAGAAGATCACTTGTTGCTGTATCGACTGGATTGCTGCATGAAATGGATGATGCAGCGGTTGAAGGTGTTATTGCTCACGAAGTCGCTCACGTTGCGAACGGTGACATGGTGACAATGACGCTGCTACAAGGGATCGTCAACACGTTCGTTGTTTTCCTTTCAAGAATTGCGGCATGGATCGCAAGTCGTTTCGTTCCACGTGAAGAGCTTGTGCCGATTGTCCACTTTATTGCTGTAATTGTCTTCCAAATTATTTTCTCTATCCTAGGAAGCCTTGTCGTGTTTGCCTATTCTAGACATCGTGAATTCCATGCAGACCGCGGCGGTGCTGACCTTGCAGGAAAAGACAAAATGATTCATGCACTTCGTTCTCTTGAGGCGTATACGTCAAGAATCAAAGATGATGATCAAACAGCAGTCGCGACACTAAAAATCAGTGGTAAAAGAAAAGCTTCTCTTTTCTCGACACACCCTGATTTAAACGAAAGAATCAGAAGGTTAGAAGCAAAATAA
- a CDS encoding alpha/beta-type small acid-soluble spore protein translates to MANRNQLLVPGVEQALDQFKYEIAQEFGVTLGSDTVARSNGSVGGEITKRLVQQAQSQMGNQSK, encoded by the coding sequence ATGGCAAACCGAAATCAACTTCTTGTTCCTGGAGTAGAACAAGCATTAGATCAATTTAAATACGAGATCGCTCAAGAATTTGGCGTGACTCTCGGTTCAGATACAGTCGCACGTTCAAACGGCTCTGTTGGCGGCGAAATCACAAAAAGACTCGTTCAACAGGCTCAATCACAAATGGGCAATCAATCTAAATAA
- the mtnA gene encoding S-methyl-5-thioribose-1-phosphate isomerase, whose product MSKEFEVPRSVEWEENHINILNQQKLPAETVFEHLFTKEDVYDAIVTLKVRGAPAIGITAAFGLALSAQGIDTEEIDVFQQEVARLKEYLNSARPTAVNLAWALDRLIQRIERAASVNAAKTDLVHEAIQIQIEDEETCRQIGQNALQLFKSGDRIMTICNAGSIATSRYGTALAPFYLAKKKNLDLHIYACETRPVLQGARLTTWELMQGGVDVTLITDNMAAHTMKEKQISAVIVGADRIARNGDTANKIGTLGLAILAKHFQIPFFVTAPLSTFDVSTRDGADIPIEERDPLEVKELNGIQIAPPDVQVFNPAFDVTPHHLISGIITEKGIITSNYTEEIDALFTESISL is encoded by the coding sequence TTGTCTAAAGAATTTGAAGTTCCCCGTTCCGTCGAATGGGAAGAAAACCATATTAACATTTTGAATCAGCAAAAATTACCGGCCGAAACCGTATTTGAGCATTTATTTACTAAAGAAGATGTGTATGATGCGATTGTGACGTTAAAAGTGCGCGGAGCACCTGCTATTGGCATTACAGCAGCTTTTGGGCTGGCGCTGAGTGCTCAAGGAATTGATACAGAAGAAATTGATGTCTTTCAACAAGAAGTCGCTCGACTAAAAGAATATTTAAACAGTGCTCGTCCAACAGCTGTGAACCTTGCCTGGGCATTAGACCGACTGATTCAGCGCATTGAGCGTGCTGCTTCGGTGAATGCAGCCAAAACAGATCTTGTCCATGAAGCCATTCAAATTCAAATCGAAGATGAAGAAACATGCAGGCAAATTGGTCAAAATGCTCTCCAGCTCTTTAAATCAGGTGACCGTATTATGACCATTTGTAATGCAGGCTCCATCGCAACGAGCCGTTACGGAACAGCACTTGCTCCTTTTTATTTAGCCAAAAAGAAAAATCTTGATCTTCACATTTATGCTTGTGAAACACGCCCTGTTCTTCAAGGCGCTCGACTGACGACATGGGAGCTGATGCAGGGCGGTGTGGATGTGACGCTCATCACAGATAACATGGCAGCCCATACGATGAAAGAAAAGCAAATTTCTGCTGTCATTGTTGGAGCTGATCGAATCGCTCGAAATGGAGATACAGCGAATAAGATTGGAACGTTAGGTCTTGCCATTCTGGCCAAACACTTTCAAATTCCGTTTTTTGTTACAGCACCACTTTCGACCTTTGATGTATCGACCCGCGATGGGGCAGATATTCCGATTGAAGAGCGCGACCCGCTGGAAGTTAAGGAATTAAACGGCATACAAATTGCACCGCCCGATGTTCAGGTATTTAATCCCGCCTTTGATGTCACTCCCCACCATCTCATTTCAGGTATCATTACAGAGAAAGGAATTATCACTTCCAATTACACAGAGGAGATTGATGCACTTTTCACTGAAAGCATCTCACTCTGA
- a CDS encoding acyltransferase family protein, giving the protein MASSRDHYFDNAKFLLIFLVVFGHLLRSFIHDNDWLLYLYKFIYTFHMPAFILVSGFFAKGFRKPGFMKKVAVKLIIPYLIFQVIYSVYYYLLQDQSMSNLNPIDPQWSLWFLISLFFWNLLLIPFSKLPFHWAMIVSLSIALLVGYVDSISNTLSLSRTFVFLPMFLAGFYLKKQHFEFIRTSKGKITAFLVLMGVFMFCYFYEFDYSFLFGSQSYSSLGDEGLIAAMKRMAWYLLAFGATFSFFALVPTRRFFFTKWGTRTLYVYLLHGFVIKLLRTTWFDDWALNTSSVLILLLLTILLTFTLSSTFVKTVAQPVIELKMTNLMRTITGRQSSYIK; this is encoded by the coding sequence ATGGCATCTTCACGAGATCATTATTTTGATAATGCGAAATTTCTTCTGATTTTTCTAGTTGTTTTTGGTCATTTGTTACGATCATTCATCCATGATAATGATTGGCTGCTCTACTTATACAAGTTTATTTATACATTTCATATGCCGGCCTTTATCTTGGTTTCTGGCTTTTTTGCAAAAGGGTTTAGAAAGCCTGGTTTTATGAAAAAAGTCGCCGTTAAGCTGATCATTCCATATTTAATTTTCCAGGTAATCTATTCTGTGTACTATTATCTCTTGCAGGATCAAAGTATGTCCAATTTAAATCCAATTGATCCGCAATGGTCTTTATGGTTTTTAATTAGTTTATTCTTTTGGAATTTGCTGCTCATTCCTTTTTCCAAACTGCCGTTCCACTGGGCGATGATCGTCAGTTTATCGATTGCATTACTTGTCGGTTACGTGGACAGCATTAGCAATACGCTCAGCTTATCGCGTACGTTTGTCTTTTTGCCCATGTTTTTGGCTGGCTTTTATTTAAAGAAGCAGCACTTTGAATTCATCCGAACAAGCAAAGGGAAAATAACAGCATTTCTTGTATTGATGGGCGTGTTCATGTTTTGCTATTTCTATGAATTCGATTATTCCTTCTTATTTGGGTCACAATCATACTCTTCTCTTGGAGATGAAGGACTGATTGCGGCTATGAAACGAATGGCATGGTATTTGCTTGCCTTTGGCGCTACGTTTAGCTTCTTTGCATTAGTCCCAACACGCCGTTTCTTCTTTACAAAATGGGGCACGAGAACGTTATATGTCTATTTATTGCATGGCTTTGTCATCAAGCTGCTCAGAACAACGTGGTTTGATGATTGGGCACTAAATACATCAAGTGTACTGATTTTATTGCTGCTAACCATCCTCTTAACCTTTACCCTATCTAGTACATTTGTCAAAACCGTTGCACAGCCAGTGATTGAGCTCAAAATGACCAATCTCATGCGAACGATCACTGGCAGACAAAGCAGCTATATCAAATAA
- a CDS encoding DUF1836 domain-containing protein, with protein sequence MVTFKLTRIDMTRLLYSLKGEGDLTPLQLLNSSVKSDKEHKYVEIKIPSFFEKLERRKQKSEHGLSTNEIVELGNLCELTSLKSTAIQNWIKRDIKDMIGHPELGKKYSIDQVVILLIVRDLKSVFDFDSIRMILSALLNTITDRTDDIISPIRFYEAYAHVLDFIYHHTHFPLKETNLREMTEEQTDKLREGFTELSKPQWHLIKGIISSTVFSVFTSHLQSTAQEMMFNTLQLKKLKSEPR encoded by the coding sequence ATGGTGACTTTTAAATTAACGAGAATTGACATGACAAGACTTCTGTATTCTCTAAAAGGAGAGGGAGATCTGACTCCGCTTCAGCTTTTGAATTCATCTGTAAAAAGCGATAAGGAACATAAATATGTTGAAATAAAAATCCCTTCGTTTTTTGAGAAGCTCGAACGGCGGAAGCAAAAATCGGAGCACGGACTTTCAACGAATGAAATTGTTGAGCTTGGTAACTTGTGTGAGCTGACTTCACTTAAATCGACTGCGATTCAAAACTGGATCAAACGTGATATTAAGGATATGATCGGCCATCCAGAGCTTGGCAAAAAGTACTCCATTGATCAGGTCGTTATTTTATTAATTGTCAGGGATTTAAAATCAGTATTTGATTTTGATTCCATTCGCATGATCTTATCTGCCTTATTAAACACAATCACAGATCGAACGGATGATATTATTAGCCCCATCCGCTTTTATGAAGCATATGCGCATGTCCTTGATTTTATTTATCATCATACACATTTTCCATTAAAGGAAACGAATTTACGAGAAATGACAGAGGAGCAGACAGACAAGCTCCGTGAAGGGTTTACAGAATTGTCGAAGCCGCAATGGCACTTGATTAAAGGCATTATCAGTTCTACAGTCTTCTCTGTTTTCACTTCTCACTTGCAAAGCACCGCACAAGAAATGATGTTTAATACGCTGCAGCTGAAAAAGCTTAAATCAGAGCCGAGGTGA
- a CDS encoding methylated-DNA--[protein]-cysteine S-methyltransferase: MYYTVYSAPIGALYILEKDGVIIEVVFDDEPFLAKKQTADLKKADTPVLREAKKQLDEYFKGDRKVFDLPLKQAGSPFQEQVWEALSAIPYGESKSYADIAEAIGNPKAVRAIGQANRRNALPIFIPCHRVIGKDRSLTGYAGTKTDMKAVLLELEGIPFVQK, encoded by the coding sequence ATGTATTATACAGTCTATAGCGCACCAATCGGGGCATTATACATACTAGAAAAAGACGGTGTCATTATCGAAGTGGTGTTTGATGATGAACCGTTTTTGGCAAAAAAGCAGACAGCCGATCTTAAAAAAGCAGATACGCCGGTCTTGCGAGAAGCGAAAAAACAGCTTGATGAGTATTTCAAGGGAGATCGTAAAGTATTCGATCTTCCACTCAAGCAAGCTGGCTCTCCATTTCAAGAGCAAGTGTGGGAGGCACTTTCGGCTATTCCATACGGTGAATCAAAAAGCTATGCAGACATTGCAGAAGCGATTGGCAATCCAAAGGCCGTCAGAGCCATTGGACAAGCCAACCGGCGCAATGCCTTGCCTATTTTTATCCCGTGTCACCGGGTCATTGGAAAAGACCGGTCTCTCACGGGTTATGCAGGAACGAAGACAGATATGAAAGCGGTTCTGCTTGAATTAGAAGGCATCCCATTTGTTCAAAAATAA
- a CDS encoding DUF421 domain-containing protein, with protein MLDVIWKAIVMLLVGTLLLRIAGPKSISQLTVQQTVIMISIGSIIIQPFIEHNLLETIYAAATFIIALVIMEKLSIQSDFFEKLVSGKSVVILQDGEMLDHKLKKTRLTRDEFKMRLKQQGITDISSLKKATLEANGQIGYELKPEEKPVTVKQMKELFEQLREELNIPKKE; from the coding sequence GTGCTGGATGTAATATGGAAAGCAATTGTCATGCTGCTAGTTGGTACCTTGCTGCTGAGAATAGCAGGGCCTAAATCCATTAGTCAATTAACTGTACAACAAACGGTCATCATGATTTCAATCGGATCGATTATTATCCAACCCTTTATTGAGCATAATTTACTTGAAACGATTTATGCCGCCGCTACATTTATTATTGCACTCGTCATCATGGAAAAATTGTCTATCCAATCTGATTTTTTTGAAAAATTGGTGTCAGGGAAATCTGTGGTCATTTTGCAGGATGGAGAAATGCTTGATCACAAGCTGAAGAAAACGAGGCTCACAAGGGATGAATTCAAAATGCGCTTAAAGCAGCAAGGCATCACGGACATCAGCAGTCTCAAAAAAGCTACGTTAGAAGCTAATGGGCAAATTGGCTATGAATTAAAACCTGAGGAAAAACCAGTAACGGTTAAGCAAATGAAAGAGCTGTTTGAACAATTAAGAGAAGAACTAAACATACCAAAAAAGGAATGA
- the mtnK gene encoding S-methyl-5-thioribose kinase: MVTLTASYEELTESSAVALAIRLGLIQESSHLTCTEIGDGNLNYVFHIFDHKREKGLIIKQALPYAKVVGESWPLTLDRARIESAALIKQSEYAPHLVPAVYYSDTALAVTAMEDLSHLEIVRKGLIAGKQYPHLSDHVGEFLGKTLFYTSDFATNPKIKKQFVKQFTNPDLCDITEKLVFTDPFFNSKTNDFEEELREDAEALWADLAVQAKAAELKRIFLTSAETLVHGDLHTGSIFASETETKIIDPEFAFYGPFGFDIGHFIANLFLNALSHENEQDQQHLFAHVVNVWATFKEVFTKAWKEDSIEAFSVSDSFLETTFDRILKEATGFAGCELVRRTIGLAHAADLDAIPSSTKRIQQKKAALTLGKTFIKQYHAVETASDLVALFQQSVKE; this comes from the coding sequence TTGGTTACACTTACGGCATCATATGAAGAATTAACAGAGAGCTCGGCAGTTGCACTGGCGATTAGACTTGGTTTGATCCAAGAAAGCAGTCATTTGACATGTACTGAAATCGGTGACGGGAATTTAAATTACGTCTTTCATATTTTTGATCACAAACGTGAAAAAGGATTGATCATCAAGCAGGCACTGCCTTATGCAAAGGTGGTTGGGGAGAGCTGGCCGCTTACATTAGACCGTGCAAGAATTGAAAGTGCTGCACTGATTAAGCAGTCAGAATATGCGCCGCACCTCGTACCAGCAGTCTATTATTCTGATACAGCTCTTGCTGTGACAGCAATGGAGGATCTATCACACTTAGAAATCGTCAGAAAAGGGCTAATTGCCGGAAAACAATATCCGCACTTATCAGATCATGTCGGTGAATTTTTAGGCAAAACACTATTTTACACATCTGACTTTGCCACAAATCCTAAAATCAAAAAACAATTCGTGAAGCAGTTTACGAACCCTGATCTTTGTGACATCACAGAAAAGCTCGTCTTCACAGACCCTTTCTTTAATAGTAAAACAAATGACTTCGAAGAGGAATTAAGAGAAGATGCCGAAGCGCTGTGGGCGGATCTTGCCGTGCAAGCAAAAGCAGCAGAGCTAAAGCGCATTTTCTTAACCTCAGCTGAAACACTGGTTCATGGAGATCTTCATACAGGCAGTATTTTTGCAAGCGAGACTGAAACAAAGATCATTGATCCAGAATTCGCTTTTTACGGTCCCTTTGGATTTGATATCGGACACTTTATTGCCAATCTGTTCTTGAATGCTTTATCTCATGAGAATGAACAGGATCAGCAGCACCTTTTTGCTCATGTTGTCAATGTATGGGCCACATTCAAAGAAGTGTTCACAAAGGCTTGGAAAGAAGACAGCATTGAAGCGTTTAGTGTATCGGACAGCTTTTTAGAAACAACCTTTGACCGTATTTTAAAAGAAGCGACAGGCTTTGCCGGCTGTGAGCTTGTTCGCCGAACAATTGGGCTTGCTCATGCGGCTGATCTGGATGCGATTCCATCATCAACTAAACGGATTCAGCAGAAAAAAGCAGCACTTACGCTCGGAAAAACATTCATTAAACAATATCATGCAGTGGAAACAGCGTCTGACCTCGTCGCATTATTCCAGCAATCTGTAAAGGAGTGA
- a CDS encoding PAS domain-containing sensor histidine kinase, giving the protein MTETLDGKRLIPTGDIRKLEKENEYLRTELMQQKMLLNKTLDAIFIFDQHLNIIQANEATCRLVQTPKEDLLNKSVLDFLYGIPKDKIECSLEIFFRKGTLKREISIQLENGETKYIEFVAEHDALNQQYIVVMRDISSKKILERERSMNEQLFKDLFDRAIDGMVIFDQDGCMIDANHSFCQSFELQKTDLADRYLNEFVEEENLPALQHLLTSLKETGKAKGELPVTLQSGQHKLFELTITSNVMSGFYMSIMRDITEKRLMEEKLLKSEERFREIFENAMDAIIIWADDGEIVRANESACRIFELPMHQLIGKKLTDFLVKSDKRYRPTRRRYIRNDEIREELLFRMANGQFKELEFTSKHAVLEGQHLTILRNVSDRKRMEQELRESELKFRKVFNGSMDGIVLFDNQYRIIDVNPSASELLELKDDHLTEMNLFHILAPYQIENLAQPAQAMSLDEMDNEVPFVLSHPDQRILEFSFKRNIIHNMNLAIFRDVTERKELEERVRKSDTLHVVGELAAGIAHEIRNPMTALKGFIQLLKGNIEGEYSLYFNVITSELKRIESIITEFLILAKPQAIVYEEKNVVQIVKDTMDLLHAQANLGNVQMHLNVMDEIPLIYCEQNQLKQVFINILKNAIEVMPRKGNVYVSIQRKGEEHIVISLRDEGCGMTEDKLKRLGEPFYTTKERGTGLGLMVSYKIIEEHQGTIEVESEEGVGTVFHLTLPLRQQKQEGEL; this is encoded by the coding sequence ATGACTGAAACGCTCGATGGCAAGCGATTAATCCCCACGGGAGATATCAGAAAATTAGAAAAAGAGAACGAATATTTGCGAACTGAGTTGATGCAGCAAAAAATGCTGTTAAATAAGACGTTAGATGCCATTTTTATATTTGATCAGCACCTCAACATTATCCAAGCCAACGAAGCGACATGCAGGCTTGTACAGACACCGAAAGAAGACCTCCTCAATAAATCCGTTCTAGATTTCCTATACGGCATCCCGAAAGATAAAATTGAATGCTCACTCGAGATTTTTTTTCGAAAAGGTACATTAAAAAGAGAAATCTCCATCCAGCTTGAAAATGGCGAGACAAAATACATTGAATTTGTCGCAGAACATGACGCCTTGAATCAACAATATATTGTGGTGATGCGAGATATTTCTTCAAAGAAAATCTTAGAACGAGAACGCTCCATGAATGAGCAGCTGTTCAAAGATTTGTTTGACCGAGCGATTGATGGTATGGTCATTTTTGATCAGGATGGCTGCATGATCGACGCCAATCACTCTTTTTGTCAGAGCTTTGAGCTTCAAAAGACAGATTTAGCAGATCGTTATTTAAATGAATTTGTCGAAGAAGAAAATCTTCCAGCTTTGCAGCACCTTTTAACGTCATTAAAAGAAACAGGGAAGGCAAAGGGAGAGCTTCCCGTTACCCTTCAATCTGGTCAGCACAAATTATTCGAACTGACCATCACATCAAATGTTATGAGCGGTTTTTATATGTCCATCATGCGGGATATTACAGAAAAAAGGTTAATGGAAGAGAAGCTGTTAAAAAGTGAAGAACGCTTTAGAGAAATATTCGAAAATGCGATGGATGCTATCATCATATGGGCGGACGATGGAGAGATTGTGAGAGCCAATGAATCGGCCTGCCGTATTTTTGAATTACCAATGCATCAGCTGATTGGCAAGAAACTCACAGACTTTCTCGTCAAATCTGATAAGAGATATAGACCGACAAGAAGACGTTATATCAGGAATGATGAAATAAGGGAAGAACTCCTGTTCAGAATGGCAAATGGTCAATTTAAAGAGCTTGAGTTCACCTCGAAGCATGCGGTATTAGAAGGACAGCACTTAACCATTTTACGTAATGTCAGTGATAGAAAGCGAATGGAGCAGGAGCTTCGTGAAAGTGAGCTCAAATTCCGTAAAGTATTTAACGGGTCAATGGATGGCATTGTTCTTTTCGATAATCAATACCGGATTATTGATGTCAATCCTTCTGCAAGCGAACTGCTAGAACTGAAGGACGATCATTTAACTGAAATGAATCTCTTTCATATACTTGCCCCATATCAAATTGAAAATTTAGCACAGCCCGCTCAGGCGATGTCATTAGATGAGATGGACAATGAGGTTCCGTTTGTGCTGAGCCACCCAGATCAGCGCATACTGGAATTCTCCTTTAAACGCAATATTATTCATAACATGAATCTAGCGATCTTTAGAGATGTGACAGAGCGGAAGGAACTAGAAGAGCGGGTGAGAAAATCAGATACACTTCATGTGGTCGGAGAGCTTGCCGCTGGAATTGCACATGAAATTAGAAATCCGATGACGGCATTAAAAGGCTTCATTCAGCTGCTGAAAGGAAATATTGAAGGGGAGTATTCACTCTATTTCAATGTCATCACATCAGAGCTAAAAAGAATTGAATCCATTATTACAGAATTTTTGATTTTAGCGAAACCGCAAGCCATTGTGTATGAAGAAAAAAATGTGGTGCAAATTGTAAAAGACACGATGGATCTTCTGCACGCACAGGCGAATCTTGGCAATGTCCAAATGCACCTCAATGTCATGGATGAGATTCCGCTGATCTACTGTGAACAAAATCAATTAAAGCAAGTCTTCATTAACATTTTAAAAAATGCGATTGAAGTGATGCCGCGGAAAGGAAATGTATACGTGAGCATTCAGCGGAAGGGCGAGGAGCATATTGTCATTTCATTGCGTGATGAAGGCTGCGGAATGACAGAGGATAAGCTAAAGCGTCTTGGTGAACCATTTTATACAACGAAAGAACGAGGAACTGGACTTGGTTTAATGGTTAGTTATAAAATTATTGAAGAGCATCAAGGAACCATTGAGGTAGAGAGTGAGGAAGGAGTAGGGACAGTTTTCCACCTTACGCTGCCACTTAGGCAACAGAAACAAGAAGGAGAGCTTTAA
- a CDS encoding TrkH family potassium uptake protein, with product MNPIKKLIDRLSAFQLIALYYFLAVTVSFVLLSLPVAHQEGVKWTFIDALFTAVSAVSVTGLTVVDISQTFSVTGMWILAFVLQIGGIGIMTLGTFVWIVMRKRIGIKERKLIMADQNQSNLSGIVKLMKQVLYLILLIEFVGGLILSMYFLKYYDVQGAFLHGFFSSISATTNGGFDITGNSLIPYKGDYFVQFITILLIIFGAIGFPVLVEVKDYLFNQDRKHASFSLFTKITTITFGSLVVVGAIGIYALEAGFTFLGKSWHEILFYSLFQSTATRSGGLSTLDITQLTEPTLLFLCLLMFIGASPSSVGGGIRTTTFALNLLALFHFARGNKSIKIFKRELHQADVNKSLMVTMMAFILVFGATFLLTLSEHNTLLENLFEVCSAFGTTGLSLGITSDLTVFGKCIIMMVMFIGRIGIPSFLYLIGRRESEANYHYPKERVIIG from the coding sequence ATGAACCCAATAAAAAAGCTAATTGACCGGCTATCGGCTTTTCAGCTGATTGCCCTTTATTATTTTCTCGCTGTCACAGTCTCATTTGTTCTTTTAAGTTTGCCAGTTGCTCATCAAGAGGGAGTAAAGTGGACATTTATTGATGCCCTATTTACAGCTGTGAGTGCTGTAAGTGTCACAGGTCTGACCGTTGTTGATATTTCACAAACATTTAGCGTCACAGGTATGTGGATTCTTGCGTTTGTTCTGCAAATCGGTGGAATCGGAATTATGACCCTCGGCACCTTCGTATGGATCGTTATGAGAAAAAGGATTGGCATTAAAGAAAGAAAACTCATTATGGCAGACCAAAACCAAAGCAATTTATCAGGAATTGTGAAACTAATGAAGCAGGTCTTATATTTAATTTTGCTGATTGAGTTTGTCGGCGGTTTGATTTTAAGTATGTATTTTCTCAAATATTACGACGTGCAAGGGGCTTTTTTACATGGCTTTTTCTCAAGTATTAGTGCGACAACCAATGGAGGATTTGATATTACAGGGAATTCGTTGATCCCTTACAAAGGTGACTATTTTGTACAATTTATTACGATTCTGCTTATCATTTTTGGAGCCATTGGCTTTCCGGTGCTGGTTGAAGTAAAGGACTATTTATTTAATCAAGACCGGAAGCATGCATCGTTTTCTCTGTTTACAAAAATCACAACGATCACGTTTGGCAGCCTAGTCGTTGTTGGCGCAATCGGGATATATGCACTTGAAGCAGGTTTTACCTTTCTAGGGAAGAGCTGGCACGAAATTTTGTTTTATTCTTTGTTCCAATCAACGGCTACAAGAAGTGGTGGGCTTTCGACATTAGACATTACTCAATTAACAGAGCCGACGCTGTTATTTTTATGTTTGCTCATGTTTATCGGGGCTTCTCCAAGCTCGGTGGGAGGCGGAATTCGGACAACTACGTTTGCCCTTAATTTACTCGCCCTGTTTCATTTTGCACGGGGAAATAAGTCCATCAAAATTTTCAAAAGAGAGCTTCACCAAGCGGATGTTAATAAATCCCTCATGGTGACGATGATGGCCTTTATCTTGGTATTTGGTGCTACATTCCTGTTAACCTTATCAGAACATAATACACTTCTTGAAAATTTATTTGAAGTTTGTTCTGCTTTCGGAACAACCGGTTTGTCACTAGGGATTACCTCTGACCTCACTGTATTTGGTAAGTGTATTATCATGATGGTTATGTTTATCGGCCGGATTGGGATTCCAAGCTTCTTATATTTAATTGGCCGGAGAGAAAGTGAAGCGAATTATCATTACCCGAAAGAGCGCGTTATTATTGGCTAA